GAGCACGACCAGCCAGGAGGCGATCCTTATTCCAGAGAACGGCGTGGATCTGGATGCAGAGATCGAGCGTATTGAGCTTGCCTATTTGACGGCGGCCCTGCGGCGCTCGGGCGGGAAAAAAACGGCAGCAGCGGCGCTGCTCAACATCGATCCGCAACGGATGAAATACCTTTGCCGCAAGCGCAGGCTGTAAAACGAAAGGTCAAAAATTAACCGGGCAAGGTTAATTTATTAACCTTTGGGTTAATTTCTTACCCAAGAGAGGGCGGAGTTGTCACCGGGAACCGCTATAAGTCTCTGATTCTAGAGCTGTCGTAGGACGTGGGAAGGGGTCTGGCTCTTTGGCAACTCTCATGCTAGTGAAAGTGCACACGGCTTAAGAAGATCAAAAATTCTCAAGAGGAGCGCCAATGTCGATCCAGAAAAAGTCCCTGATCAGCCAGCGGAGTTCGATAAAGAAGGCTCTGGTAGCAAGCCCCAGCAGCACTGATGCTGTACATCCGTCAGTGAAGTCGCCGATCCATTCGACGGTGCAATCGACGGTGAAGAGCACTGTAAAGCCAACAGTGAAATCAGCTGTGCGGAACACAGTAAGGTCAACGGTGCAGTCCACTGTGCGCAGCACGCTAAAGACTACCGTGCGCAAGTAAGAGGACGTTCCATCGAGCGAGAGTTGGCGAGGCTGTGCTTTGCACAGCCTCGGCTGCTTTTCAGGGGCACCGCTCGAGATGGCAAGCTGAAGAAGCAGGGCCCATAGGAAAAGCAGCTCCCTCGTCGCTGTGCTCCTCGGAATTTCGCCAGCGAGCTCCCGCTACGCTGACGCCCGCAAGCCGGCTCAAGTTCGACTCGGGCCTCCAACCACCCCAGCAAACCAAAAGCGGGTTTGCTGCGGACCCCGACCCCGCGTCGGCCGTCGTTCAGGATGACACACAGGAGAGTGCGAGCCGTCGAGCTGCGCTCGACCTGAACGGACGGGAGGTCCATTCCCACGCGAGTCAAGGGGATGCGGATGCCTAGCTCGCTTCGCTTGTTCGTGATGACACAGGGCAGAACGCAAGATCCTTCGACTCCGCGCCCGCGACCCACGAAGAACGCGGGTCGAGGAAAAAACCCGGGCGCGTCGCTCAGGATGACATTTGGGAAGAGAATGGTTACCAGATTCTGCGCTGAACCAAGTCGCTGGTGAATCGCCAGGCGAAGCCGGCCAGGCTACGGCGCTGGACGTAAATCTTGGCGGTGCCGCTCATGCCGTCGCGCAGGTCGCCGGGATTATCGAGCAAGACTGTTCCCACGTAATACTGGGGCGGGTTGATGCCCTTGAGCTGGTCACGGGCGATCAGGCCGGCTTCGATGAGGGTTGAGGCCGGAGCCAAAGACTGCAGGCGGCCGGTGATGGGTTCGACCCAGGACTGCGGGCGGAGGCGCACTTCTGCGCCCAACCGGACATCGCGCATAGAGAATTCGGGCACGTAGATGCGCGCCAGCATGTGGGAGAAGTCGCCGATTTCAAGGATGGGGGCGCCTTCATCGAGGTACGTGCCGATCAGATCGTGAACATCGGGAGTGGTGACGACGCCTGAGATGGGGCTGTTTACCTGCAGTCTGCGAATCTCATCGGCCAGAGTACGGTTCTGATCCGCCAGGCGTTGCCGCTCCTGCTCGGCCGGGCCGAAACCGGTGTAGCGCAGTTGGCTTTGAGTAGCGCGAGAAGATGCCACCTGCAGATCGGCATGGGCGCGGGCGGCTTCTGATTCCAGATCGAAATTCCGCATACGGACGAGGGGCGCGCCGGCGGTGACCAGCTGCCCTTCGTCGGCCAAGACTTCGGTGACCGCTCCGCGCACTTCCGCCCTGAGAACAGCACGCTGCACCGGCTCGAGCACGAAGGGGCCCTCAACGAAGTCGGGCCAGACGGGCAGAAAGAGCAGCAGCAAAGCGAGGGCGGTGATAACAGCGATCCGCGCGGGAGTGAACCAGCTCAAGACGCGCTCTTTTTTGTCGAGGTAGACGACTTTCATAAATCTCCCAAAAGTTCGTAAACGCGATTTGTAAACCAGAAGAGCCAGGATGCCTGCGGGAAGGAATGCCCACTCGGGCGTGTAGGCGTGCAGTACGTGATAGGTAAAAGCGACGACGACGAAGAGCAGCAGGTAACCATAGAGGCCGGAGAGGAAGGCATAGATCATGTAGAAAGCGCGACGGCGGCGAGGCACAAACTCGATCTCGACAGGCAAGGCGAAGACATGCTTGCGCACCCAGCCGGAGAGATAAGCAGTGGAACGCTCTTTCAGATCGACTTCGCCGATGGCTTCGGAAAAAAGATAGTAGCCATCGATCTTGATCAGAGGATTCAGATTCAGCAGGGTGACGCCGATGCCGGTGACCATCATGACCTTATAGGCGAAGTCATGAGCCCACATGCCGGGAGCCGTGGTCCACCAGATCAGGGTGGCGAAAAAGCAGATAATAAGGTCGCCCCAGAGACCGGCGGCCACGGTAGCCATACGGGCTTTGCGGCCGCCATAGATCCAGATCTGGGTGACATCACAGAAAAACGTGGGCGCAAAGTACATCAGCATGAAGCCCATCTTCTCGACGTTACCGCCGAAGTGCTTGCAGGTGAGGCCGTGGAAGGATTCGTGGAAGAAGGCCATGGCGCCGAAAAGAAACCAGAATTCGATGAGGTCGGTGAACGACTTGCTGGTGAAGTTGTAGAACTGGAAGCTGTCGCGCCAGATTTCACCGAAGCGGTCGGCCCACATCCAAAACATCACCGCGAACATGCCGATCGAAAGCAGGACGAACCAGGGCGTCCACATGAATTTCACGTAAGGGTAGAGCCTGGTGATGTAGTTGTCGGCGTGCGGCCATTCGTGAATCTGAATATCGGCGATATCTTTGAAACGGAAACGGCGGCGTTTCTGGCGGCGGCTCTTCAGCTTCTGCTGGAGGGTGATGTTTTTTTCCAGCGGAGTTTTGTAGAAGAGGTCGGTGTTGTCCATCAGGAAGCTGACAAATTCCCGCACACCTTCTTCGCTGAATTGCACTCCGGTCTGGCTGAGGGAGAGTTGCGCGACATCGGCAAACGACCGTTCGCCGTTGAAGAGCCGCAGGAGCTGCCACTGCGAGACCGGCAGGCGGACGTAGTTGTCGCTGCCGGGCATCTTGGCCAATACCACGGGCTGCCCCTGCTCGATGTGCTCCTTGGAGATGACGCGGGGATCGAGCCTGGGCAGGCTGCGCCGCGCTATGGTTTCCGGCAGCTCGGGAAGCGCGGCGTCGAGGGCTTCGATTATGTTCATCGCGGATTATCGAGATGGATGTTGGCGCGCATTCCGGGGCGAAGATCGCCGGTGGGGCCTGTGAGCTGCGCCAGCACCTCGATGGTGTCGCTGGCGGGATCCACTACCGGGCTGACTTCGATGACCTTCGCGGGATAGCGATGATCAAGAGTGCCCTCGGCAGCCGTAACCTCGACCAGACTTCCCGTCTTGATCTGACCCAGAAATCGTTCCGGCAAGGCAAAGCGCACGCGCATCGGGCTGACCGCGGTTACCCAGAACAAGCGTTCGTTGCGGGTTACGGCTTGTCCAACGCGGACGTAGCGGCGGGCAACCATGCCGTCGAAAGGCGCGGCGATGTGCGTTTTTTCCAGCTCCAGTTCAAGCGAGTGCTCCGTATTTTGCGCATTGATGAGCAGCTGCTGCACGCGCTTTACATCCCACTGGTCGGATTCGGCTTTGTAGCGCGCGTGCTCGAGCTGTTCCTTAGTGATCAGGCCTGCATCCCACATTTTCTGGGCGCGATCGTAATCGGACTGCAGAACCTTGGCTTCGGCTTCCCAGTTTTTGAGGTCGGCCTCGATGCTGCGAGTCTTGGCGCGGGCCGCTTCGAGATCAGCAGAGACCTGGCGATCGTCGAGGGTGGCCAACAGCTGACCTTGTTTTACCGGCGTTCCCGGTTCGGCGAGGATGCGGGAGACCACGCCTTCACGCTGCGCGGCGACGTCTACCTGGTTCTCAACGACGATAGGTCCGGAGGCGAGGAAGGGCGCAGAGGCGTTGGAAGAAGCCGAGGTAGAGGAAACCGAAGCAGGCAAGACTTCCGCGTGCGCTGCGGTTATTGTTGTGGAGCTGACCGCGTCACGGGAATTGCTGCAGGCGGTCGCGGCCCACAGCAGAATCAATATCAGTCCAAGAACCAAGGGATTTCGCATAGCAGGTTCTCCTGGGAGCTGTCGAGGCTGCGCCTCGATTTCCCACCCTCCGCCAGAAGAGGGCGGAAGGGTGGGCCACCCTTTTGTACGGGATGACAATGCCAACTGACCTACTCCTACCATCCGAGCCAAGACCACAGTTTTCCCCAGATCCACATCGCCGGACGGCGAAACAAGACCATCCCCGCGGGCCGCCAGCCAGTACTGATTTTTCCGCGGCCTTCCATGCCGGCGCGCAGCGAGCCGTCGTCATTGGGCACGCGAACGCGAGCGTAGAAAACCCGCTCATCTCCGCGCAAATGGCTTCTGGGGCTGACGATCGCCACCTCGCCGCGGTAAGTGCGGGTGGGAAAGCCATCGAGCTTGATGGCGCCACGTTCGCCTGCATGCATCAGCGCAACATCGTTGTCATCGATCGCCACATCGACGAGGGCCTGGGAGTTATCGACGATTTCGGCGAAGGTGTCACCGAACTTCAGCTTTCGTCCGGTCAGATTTTCGACATGCGGAGTGGCCACGATACCCGCGATGGGCGAGCGGAGAAGAGTTTTGTCCAAACGTTCGCGCGCGCGGTTAACTTCAGCCCCCCAGTAATCAGCCTGGACGCGCTGAATGCCGGCTTCCGTGCCGTCATTGGCGGCCAAAGCCCGATCCATCTGCGAAACTGCGGTGGCGTACTTCGCCTGAGCGGCAGCGAGAGCAGATCGGTAATCCCAATCTTCGAGACTGGCCAGCACGGTACCTTTTTGGACTGAATCCCCTTCGCGCACATTGACGCGCTCTACCACGCCCTCAATCTCGGCACCTACCTTTGAGGAGTGTGCAGGAGCGACGGTGGCGTCGCCAGTCACTCGCAGCGGCAAAGGAAATGCCAGAAGAAACAGCACAGCAAGAGCGGCAGCAACAAGCAGAGCGGCGCGGCGGTGTTTCTCGAGAGCCATGAACCGCCGCTTTTTCTGCAGCAGTGGATGGAGAACGTCGATGAAGGGGACTTCTTTATAAAGCGAAGCGTTGCGCAAGGCGACGGTGGCCTGGCTGGCAAGAATCTTGATCATCTCCAGGTGAGCGTCGGTGAGGAAATCGGGGTCGCTGCTCTCGAAAGACAAAATGCCGACGCGCCCTTCTTCATCTGCGAGAGGCACAGCATGCCAGGCGCGCATGCCGGTGTCGGCAAAATACTGGCGAAACTTGGCGCGTGTTTCCTCGCGGTCACTGTCGATCTGATCGCCGTGCTGACGAATGAGGATGGGTTCTTTCGATATCGAAGCCCACTGCAGCAGACTATCGAGGCGCTGAACCTGGGGATCAGCGGGATCGATCTGCGTCACACCGGATATGGCTTTCAGTTGCAACCGGCCACGCTGCTCCATGGCGAGGGCGGCGCGCTCGTAGAGGATGACAGTTGCCGGGCCGTTAACGACGGCCTGCAGCACGCGGTCGAGATCCAACGTGGAGGTGATTTCGCCGCTGGTCTTGACGAGTCCTTCGAGGATCTCGACCTTACGTTCGGCCATAAGCAGACTGGCATTGTGCAGGGCGCCGGCGGCGGTGTCGGTGAGACTGGTCAGGGCGAAAGCATCGTCGTCATGAAAAGGAGTGCCGTCGTTTTTGTTCAGCGCCTCGACCACGCCGACCAAAGCGCCTTTATCGATCAGCCCGGCGGCCATTAACGAAAAAATTGCCGGCTTTCCGACTGTCTGGTTACGCTTGATGAGGCGGTCATCGTCAGACGAGCTGATCAACACCGGCTCACCGCTGTCGGAAACGTCTCCGGCAACACCTTCTCCGGGCCGCTGAACTAAGCCTTCGGCAACGGTGGGATCGCTTCCCGATTTGTGCATCAGCAGCAGGCTCTCGTCGGGCTGAATGAGCCAGATGTTGATGCCCTGGCACTCCAGAACCTCGCGGAATTTGGAGCCGATGATGGGCAGGAGCTGGTCCATCTCCAGGGTGGAGCTGAAGACTTTCTCGAGATCGTAGAGCTGGGTGATGCGGGTGATCGACGTGAGTGAGCTGTTGCGCTCTTCCTCGTAAGCCAAAGCAGACGCCAGGGCCGCTGCCGCGATCTCGCACATAGAAAGCAGGGAGGTCAGGCTGGCTTCGGGCAGTTCGGCCTGGAAACTGACAAGCTCGATGGCTCCAATCAACTCGCCCTCGCGCTGCAATGGCAAATAGGCCAGTGATTTCAAGGTACGGCGGATGTTGAGATGAGCGTAATCCTCGCGCGCCAGACTGTTGGCGGTGAAGAGCAAGGGGGTCTTCTCGCGCAGGAGAGAACCCAGGATCCCGGAATTCGCCGGGATACTAGCCTCGGCTACGGACGCATCGCCTACCCTGGCGCGCGGAACCCAGACCTGGTGATCGTTGAGATTAGTCAGCAGATAAACATTCACAGCGGTGCTGGGCAGCAGATCCGCCACGACCAGCGCCAAGGTGCGAGCCCGGGGGGAGACCTCCTGTTCTTCGAGCAAGCGAGAGCAGAATGTGACGAGGTCGACTGCTAATCCCGGACTCTGGGTCGCCATTTCGGATGGCCTCAGATCTAGCAGGGGAGCCGGGGAGTAGACTTCCCCTTGAAAAATCTCCAAGGTTTCTCTAAGTTGTGCGGGACTCTAACAGGCCAGGTTAACAGTGTCAATGTAAGA
The genomic region above belongs to Terriglobales bacterium and contains:
- a CDS encoding efflux RND transporter periplasmic adaptor subunit — its product is MRNPLVLGLILILLWAATACSNSRDAVSSTTITAAHAEVLPASVSSTSASSNASAPFLASGPIVVENQVDVAAQREGVVSRILAEPGTPVKQGQLLATLDDRQVSADLEAARAKTRSIEADLKNWEAEAKVLQSDYDRAQKMWDAGLITKEQLEHARYKAESDQWDVKRVQQLLINAQNTEHSLELELEKTHIAAPFDGMVARRYVRVGQAVTRNERLFWVTAVSPMRVRFALPERFLGQIKTGSLVEVTAAEGTLDHRYPAKVIEVSPVVDPASDTIEVLAQLTGPTGDLRPGMRANIHLDNPR
- a CDS encoding efflux RND transporter periplasmic adaptor subunit; amino-acid sequence: MATQSPGLAVDLVTFCSRLLEEQEVSPRARTLALVVADLLPSTAVNVYLLTNLNDHQVWVPRARVGDASVAEASIPANSGILGSLLREKTPLLFTANSLAREDYAHLNIRRTLKSLAYLPLQREGELIGAIELVSFQAELPEASLTSLLSMCEIAAAALASALAYEEERNSSLTSITRITQLYDLEKVFSSTLEMDQLLPIIGSKFREVLECQGINIWLIQPDESLLLMHKSGSDPTVAEGLVQRPGEGVAGDVSDSGEPVLISSSDDDRLIKRNQTVGKPAIFSLMAAGLIDKGALVGVVEALNKNDGTPFHDDDAFALTSLTDTAAGALHNASLLMAERKVEILEGLVKTSGEITSTLDLDRVLQAVVNGPATVILYERAALAMEQRGRLQLKAISGVTQIDPADPQVQRLDSLLQWASISKEPILIRQHGDQIDSDREETRAKFRQYFADTGMRAWHAVPLADEEGRVGILSFESSDPDFLTDAHLEMIKILASQATVALRNASLYKEVPFIDVLHPLLQKKRRFMALEKHRRAALLVAAALAVLFLLAFPLPLRVTGDATVAPAHSSKVGAEIEGVVERVNVREGDSVQKGTVLASLEDWDYRSALAAAQAKYATAVSQMDRALAANDGTEAGIQRVQADYWGAEVNRARERLDKTLLRSPIAGIVATPHVENLTGRKLKFGDTFAEIVDNSQALVDVAIDDNDVALMHAGERGAIKLDGFPTRTYRGEVAIVSPRSHLRGDERVFYARVRVPNDDGSLRAGMEGRGKISTGWRPAGMVLFRRPAMWIWGKLWSWLGW
- a CDS encoding HlyD family efflux transporter periplasmic adaptor subunit; amino-acid sequence: MNIIEALDAALPELPETIARRSLPRLDPRVISKEHIEQGQPVVLAKMPGSDNYVRLPVSQWQLLRLFNGERSFADVAQLSLSQTGVQFSEEGVREFVSFLMDNTDLFYKTPLEKNITLQQKLKSRRQKRRRFRFKDIADIQIHEWPHADNYITRLYPYVKFMWTPWFVLLSIGMFAVMFWMWADRFGEIWRDSFQFYNFTSKSFTDLIEFWFLFGAMAFFHESFHGLTCKHFGGNVEKMGFMLMYFAPTFFCDVTQIWIYGGRKARMATVAAGLWGDLIICFFATLIWWTTAPGMWAHDFAYKVMMVTGIGVTLLNLNPLIKIDGYYLFSEAIGEVDLKERSTAYLSGWVRKHVFALPVEIEFVPRRRRAFYMIYAFLSGLYGYLLLFVVVAFTYHVLHAYTPEWAFLPAGILALLVYKSRLRTFGRFMKVVYLDKKERVLSWFTPARIAVITALALLLLFLPVWPDFVEGPFVLEPVQRAVLRAEVRGAVTEVLADEGQLVTAGAPLVRMRNFDLESEAARAHADLQVASSRATQSQLRYTGFGPAEQERQRLADQNRTLADEIRRLQVNSPISGVVTTPDVHDLIGTYLDEGAPILEIGDFSHMLARIYVPEFSMRDVRLGAEVRLRPQSWVEPITGRLQSLAPASTLIEAGLIARDQLKGINPPQYYVGTVLLDNPGDLRDGMSGTAKIYVQRRSLAGFAWRFTSDLVQRRIW